The DNA region GTCCCATGCTGTTCAGCGTTGGGTTCCTGTTTCAGTTCCTCATCGCTGGACTGACCGGCATTATGCTCTCGGTCGCACCGTTCGATTGGCAGCTTACCGGCTCTTATTTTGTGGTGGCTCACTTCCATTACGTGTTGGTCGGCGCCATTCTGTTCATGATCTTCGCCGCCTTCTACTACTGGTACCCGAAGGTGACAGGCCGCATGATGAGCGAGCGCCTGGGCAAATGGCACTTCTGGCTTATGGTCATTGGGTTCCACATGACCTTCGACTTTATGCATATCCCAGGTCTGCTTGGCATGCCGCGCCGTATCTATACCTATGAACCCGGCCGCGGATGGGAGATTTGGAATCTGATCGTCAGCATCGGCGCTATCGTTCAGGCGGTCGCGACTCTCATCTTTGTCTATAACCTGATCCACTCCTACTACAAGGGAGAGGTGGCGGGCAACGATCCCTGGGACGCATGGACGCTGGAATGGTCTACTGCTTCGCCGCCTCCGGTCTACAACTTCGCCACGACGCCGGTTGTCCATAGCCGCCGTCCACTCTGGGATATCAAGCATCCGGAAGACCCCGACTGGAACTACGAATGAGAGATTTGAGAGAGTATCGATGAGCACGATTCCAATCACTCCCGACGCAGCCGACGAACCCTGGGTTCTGCCAGACCGTGGTACGGTGGGCATGGCCTGCCTGATCATGGCGGAGTCCGCGATCTTCGTCATCTTCGTGGTCGCCTATATCTTTTACATGGGCCAGAGCCTCAGCGGGCCAACGCCGCGGCAGGTGCTCGAACTTCCAATCTTCACCACGATCTGCCTGCTTTCCAGCAGCTTCACACTGCACTGGGCTGTTGCGGCCCTGCGAAAGAGCAAGATGGGTGCCTTTACGGCGTGGCTTGCAACGACGGTAGCTCTGGGCGCCATCTTCATTATCGGAACAGGCATGGAGTGGTACCACCTGATCTATGTCGATGGTTTGACGATTCGGACGAACTTATTTGGCACTACCTTCTATTCGCTCGTCGGTCTTCATGCAACCCACGTCATCGTCGGTTTGCTGATGCTTCTGGCTGCGCTGATCTTTGCCCTGACCGGCCATGTGACCGAAAAACATGCGCATCGCATGGATGTGCTTTCGCTCTACTGGCACTTCGTTGATGCGGTATGGGTCGTGGTGTTCACTGTTGTTTACGTCCTCGGACGGTAAAGGTTGTGCACATGTTGAATAACGCTCGAAAGGTACTCGATGTCAGTCTCTGAATCGGAACACGGACAAGACCATAAGGGAGTGGTGCATCTGCCCACGCCTACCTCATGGCCTATCGTTCTCTCGCTCGGCATTACGCTGCTGCTTGCGGGACTCGTGACGAGTTGGGTCATCAGCGTGCTTGGTGTAGTGCTGATCGTGCCATCGACTATTGGCTGGTTTCGTCAGGTATTGCCGCATGAGCAACACGAGGCAGTGCCGGTCATCACGCGGGTCGAAGCTATTACCTCCCGGCGCATTAATGTCATCCGTATCCCTCTTAGCGAAGACCATAGGCAGGTGCTGCCTTATGAGACCTACACCATTCTGGCTGGGGTAAAGGGCGGCATTGCCGGCGGTATCGCCATGATTGTGCCGGCGACACTCTACGGTCTTATCCGCTACCACAGCATCTGGTATTCAATGAATCTACTGGCTGCGGGAGGCTTTGTAAGCTGGGCCAATGCGAGCAATGCCTTTCTGTCGGCCTTTCATCCGGAGGGATTTCTCGCTGCGTTGGCCATTCACGTTGTTACCTCGCTGCTGGTGGGGTTACTTTACGGCGCAATGCTCCCCATGTTTCCCTGGAAGCCGATCTTCACTGCGGGTTTCGCCGCTCCGTTTCTCTGGACAGGAATTCTTTACAGCGCACTTGGCGTCATAAGCCCGATTCTCGATCAACGCATCGACTGGCTATGGTTCGTCCTTTCGCAGATTACCTTCGGCCTGGTGTGCGGCTTCGTCGTGAATCTGCAGGTGCGCGTGCGAACCGACCAGTTTCGCTCCTTGCCATTCAGTGTTAGAGCCGGCCTCGAAGGCGCTCACAAGAGAGATGGGGAGGACGAATAATGAAAGCGAATTCTCTCTTGTCTCTCGTTGCAGTTTCGCTGTTGACCTTCGCTAGCTTCGGTTGCAATAGCGCTCCTGGACGTCCAAAGGCTGAACCCGAGATTCCTCGCCCTGAAGAGGTCCACGATTTCGCCACCCTCTATAAGCAGAATTGCGCGGCATGTCATGGGGAAAACGGCAAACAGGGCGCAGCCATTTCCCTGGCGAACGCCGAATATCTGTCAGTGGCTGGAGAAGACACGCTGCTTCGCATCACAGCAAAGGGTGTGCCCGGTACGCTGATGCCTCCATTTGCGAAGAGCGCAGGCGGCATGCTGACCGATCAGCAGATTCGGGATCTCGTTGACGGCATGATGCATCAGTGGGGTAAGCCTGACGCCATCACCGGCCAGAACGCTCCTTCCTATGCGGCAACCGGTGCGGGAGACGTTCAGCAGGGGCAGCAGGTCTTCACCACTTACTGCGCTAGCTGCCATGGTGCCGATGGCACAGGGCTGACAACTAAAGATGCAGGCGCGAAAGTCAGTCATGGCTCCATCGTTGATCCTTCTTATCTTGCTCTTGTAAGTGATCAGAGTTTACGCACGACCACGATTGTGGGCCTGCCCAGCCAGGGAATGCCGGACTGGCGCGGCGATGTTCCGTCCCATGCCATGACCGACAAAGAAGTAACAGACGTAGTCGCATGGCTGGCTTCGCATCGGACGCAGTTTCCCGGCCAGCCCTATCCGAATCCGACAGTCCCAGCAGCACCGCATCAGCAGTAATGGCAACATGGAGACATTGATGAACGAACACCATAGTGATCGCCTGACTGGCGATTTGAGCCCGGAAGAGAACAAGTTGCAGAGTGAGCCGAAGAGCGGACCCAAAGATCATTCCCGACGGGTCTTCCTCTTCAAATTGTCCTTGCTGCTCAATGGCGCCGTGGGCGTGGTGCTCGCCGTACCCATCGTCCGCTACCTGCTTGGTCCGATGGTCGAAAAGAAGAGTGCCTATCATTCCTGGATTGCGTTGGGGAACGTCGATG from Edaphobacter paludis includes:
- a CDS encoding heme-copper oxidase subunit III codes for the protein MSTIPITPDAADEPWVLPDRGTVGMACLIMAESAIFVIFVVAYIFYMGQSLSGPTPRQVLELPIFTTICLLSSSFTLHWAVAALRKSKMGAFTAWLATTVALGAIFIIGTGMEWYHLIYVDGLTIRTNLFGTTFYSLVGLHATHVIVGLLMLLAALIFALTGHVTEKHAHRMDVLSLYWHFVDAVWVVVFTVVYVLGR
- a CDS encoding c-type cytochrome translates to MKANSLLSLVAVSLLTFASFGCNSAPGRPKAEPEIPRPEEVHDFATLYKQNCAACHGENGKQGAAISLANAEYLSVAGEDTLLRITAKGVPGTLMPPFAKSAGGMLTDQQIRDLVDGMMHQWGKPDAITGQNAPSYAATGAGDVQQGQQVFTTYCASCHGADGTGLTTKDAGAKVSHGSIVDPSYLALVSDQSLRTTTIVGLPSQGMPDWRGDVPSHAMTDKEVTDVVAWLASHRTQFPGQPYPNPTVPAAPHQQ